TCCGAAAAGACCAGTCTTGCCTCCTTTTGAATAAGGCTCCAAAAGGTCAACAACTTTCAGTCCTGTTTCAAACATCGTGGTTTCAGTGCTCTGGTCTTCAAGAGATGGAGCCGGGCGATGAATGGGATGCCTTTCAGTAAATTTTACCTCTCCCAATTTATCAACAGGCTCACCAATAACGTTCAGTATTCTTCCTAAAGTCCCTTTTCCAACAGGAACAGAAATCGGTATTCCTGTATCTATTACATCCACACCTCTTGTCAGACCTTCTGTTGGTTCCATTGCAACTGTTCGCACAACACTCTCACCAAGATGAGCAGCAACCTCTACTGTTATAAAAGCCTCTTTACCGTCAGATGATATTTTCTTTATTTTGAGTGCATTGTAAATCGCTGGAAGTTTCCCAACTTCAAACATTACGTCTACAACTGGACCTATTACCTGCACAACCTTTCCAATATTATTTTTTTCAGCCATGAATCTAATCCCTCTCTTTTAAATAAAATTTAAAACTTAATAGTATTAACTTTTAAGAGCTTCTGCGCCACCTACTACTTCCAGCAGTTCCTTTGTTATTGAAGTCTGTCTTGCTTTATTGTACTTCAAAGTTAAACTATCTATTATTTCTGATGCATTCTTTGATGCAGAATCCATTGCTGTCATTCTGGCTGCATATTCTGCAGCTGCAGATTCTAAAAGGGCATGGTATATCTGAACTTCAATATTCTTTGGCAACAATTCCTTAAAAATTTCATCCCTTGAAGGTTCGTATAAGAAGTCAACTGAATATTCACCCTCTTTAACCTCAAGAGGAACAATTGGGAGTAGTTGTTCAACAGTTATTACCTGGGATATAGCTGATTTAAAACCATTATAAACCAGCATTACCTTTTGTATCTGCTCTTCAGCATAGGTTTTTATTATTTCTCTTGAAATCTGCACAGCGTGTTCATAGCCAAGTTTTCCAAAAAAATCTACATAGACATTCCTTACAGAGATATTTCTTTTTTTAAAGAAATCTCTTCCTTTCCTTCCAATAAGTGTTAGGTTCGTATCATCCTTCCCGCTTTCACTTAAAATCCTTATTCCCTGTTTTATTATGTTATTATTGAATCCGCCGCACAATCCCTTATCTGCTGTTATGACAACCAGCTCTGTTATTCCATCATCTCCCTTCTGGAGAAGAGGATGGCTGTTTTCAGGTGCTCTTAAAGCCATACTCCCAACCACTTCCTGCATTTTCTTTGCATAAGGCCTTAAAGCAATGATTCGCTCTTGAGCTCTTCTGAGCTTTGATGCAGAAACCATTTTCATTGCTTTGGTTATCTGCTGTGTTTTCTTTATACTGTTTATTCTTCTTTTTATATCTCTTAAACTTGGCATCTTTTCATAATTTCTTATATGTAAATCTTTTATTAAGAAAAATTAGGATTTTGAAACACTAAATGACTGTTTGAATTCTTTTATTAGATTCTTCATTTTTTCTTCCATCTCTTTGCTTATCTCTTTCTTTTCCTTTATCTCTGTTAAAATATTTTTATGATTATTCTCAACAAACTGCAAAAACTCCTTTTCAAAACGCTGACATTCCTCAATAGGAATATCATCCAGCATTCCGTTTACACCTACAAAAATTATTAATATCTGTTTTTCAGTAGTCAGAGGCTGGTACTGTCCCTGCTTCAGGATTTCTACCATCCTCGCTCCCCTTGACAGCTGAGACTGGGTTGCCTTGTCAAGCTCGCTTCCAAACTGGGCAAATGCAGCCATTTCACGGTATTGCGCCAAATCAAGACGCAAACGCCCTGCAACCTGTTTCATTGCTTTTACCTGCGCACTGCCTCCAACCCTTGATACTGAAAGACCAACATTTATTGCAGGTCTTACACCTGAATAGAAAAGGTCTGATTCAAGATAAATCTGACCATCTGTAATTGAAATAACATTTGTAGGAATATAGGCTGAAACGTCTCCAGCCTGAGTTTCTATAATGGGAAGTGCTGTTAGAGAACCGCCCCCAAGCTCATCGCTTAATTTAGCAGCCCTTTCCAGCAACCTTGAGTGGAGATAAAATACATCGCCCGGATATGCTTCACGTCCCGGAGGTCTGCGAAGAAGAAGAGATAACTGCCTGTATGCTACTGCCTGTTTTGAAAGGTCATCATAGATAACCAGTGCATGGCCACCTTTATCTCTAAAATATTCTCCCATTGCACAACCGGCATAGGGGGATATATACTGCATTGGTGCAGGGTCAGATGCAGACGCTGCTACAACTATTGAATATTCCATTGCTCCGTAGTTTTCTAATGTTTTTACTACCTGCGCAATAGTTGACCTTTTCTGACCAGTTGCAACATATATGCATATAACCCCATTACCTTTCTGGTTTATGATGGTATCAAGTGCTACAGCAGTTTTACCTGTCTGCCTGTCTCCTATTATTAATTCTCTCTGTCCTCTTCCAATTGGAATCATTGAGTCTATCGCCTTAAGCCCTGTCTGCAAAGGCTCCTTAACAGGTTTTCTTTCCACAACACCAGGAGCCAGTCTTTCAAGAGGAGAAAAATTGTTTGTTTCTATAGGACCTTTCCCATCAAGTGGATGTCCAAGAGCATTAACAACCCTTCCTACGAGCTTTTCTCCAACAGGAACTTCCATAATCCTCTTTGTTCTTTTTACAGTATCACCTTCTTTAATTGCTCTACTTTCACCTATAAGAACTGCTCCGACATTGTCCTCTTCAAGGTTAAAGGCAATACCAACAACACTATGAGGAAATTCCAGAAGCTCTCCATACATTACTTTTTCCAGTCCATAAACCCTCGCAATACCATCACCAACCATGATGACAGTCCCGATTTCACTAATATCAACAGTAGGTTCAAACCCGGATATCTGTCTCTTAATAATTTCACTGATTTCTGATGTTTTTATTCCCATTTCTCTTATTATTCCTCCCTAATTTTTTAAATTTATAATTTATTTTTCTACTGAATATCTTTTGTTAAACTATTTTTTACCATTTTAAGATAATTTCTGACGCTTCCGTCAATAACAAGGCTTCCTATTCTGGCAATAACTCCTCCGATAATATCTGAATCTATTTTTGTATTCAGAACAACTTCTTTTCCTGTATAGTTGCCAAGCTTTTTTGCAATCCCTGTTCTTTCATCATCAGTTAACTTATAAGCTGATGTAATTTCAGCCCTCACCCTGTTATTATACTGGTCACAATAGAACATAAAATGGTTATATATAGTATAAATAATTTTTAACCAGTCATTCTTCAGAAGAAGAAATATGGTTTTTTTAAGAGATGGGTGAAGTTGATAAAAATTTAAGATTTCACCAAGAACTATTTCTTTTTTTGTGAAAGGGATGGCAGGGTTAAAGAAAAAATTCTGCAACTCTTTAGACTCTTTAAAAACAAGAGCAACCTCTTTTAACTGTTTGCCAACTCTATCAAAATCTTCTTTTTTCTCAATTGAGTCTATTAATGCCTTTGCGTATCTCTTGCCTATTATATCCTTGATCACTTCATCTCCCCCAACGCATCGATATATTTCTGCACTAAAACCCTCTGGTTATCTTTTGTAAATTCTTTTTTCAGTGATTCTTCTGCAATCTTTGTTGCCTCTGCTACTATCTGATTGGATACATACATCTCAGCTTTTTTATAAAGTTGCTCTATATCATTGTTTATCTGCTCAGCAATTTTTCTGTTAAGTTTATCTGTTTCACTGGTAATTTTCTCTTTGTCGATTTCGATTTGCTTCTTGGTATTTCTCTTTATTTCTTCCACCTCTTTTTCTGACCCTTTCAGAAGAATCTCACTATCCTTTAACTTCTTCTCAGCCTTCAAAAGAGAATCTTTGCTCTCTGATAACAGTATTCTTATACTTTCTGACCTTGTAAACAAAAACTCTTTTGCCGGCTTTGATAAAAATTTATAAATTGCAAAAACAAAGATTATGAAGTTTATCCATTTCCACACCTCTTTTAAGACGTTAACCCCATGCGCTCCTTCCTTCTCAGCAGTAAATCCTGTCTGACTCAGGAAAAAAACCAAAATAATAAAGCAGAATAAGCTTATTAAATAGCTCTTTTTAAAACTATACATAAACATTTTTCAGCGCCTGAAAAAACTAATTTTTTTTATCTTTTCTGCCAAGAACCATACCTGATATTTCTGATGCAATAACTGATGCAATTTTTGAAAACTCTCCACGAACAGCTTCAAGTTGCTGGTTTACTTCATTTTTCACCTGCAAAACCTTAGCCTCGCCTGTTTGTCTTGTGCTTTTCAAAACCTCTTTCTGCTGTTCTAAAGCCTGGTCTCTCAAAATATTCTGTTCAGCAAGAACATTTTTTTTGCTTTCTTTAATATTTAAGTTATATTCCTGCAATTTTTTCTCGCTTGTTTCCTCCATTTTTTTGGCATTATTAAATGAACCCTTGATTTCATTATCCCTCTGCTCCAAATGGTCAATCATTGGCTTAAAGAGCTTCTTATTAAGAATAAACATCAACAATAGAAAATTGGCTACAAGTATGAAAAACGTAATATTTAACTCAATCACAATATATTTCTCCAAAACAATCTAATTATATTTTCCTCTCCTTTTTTTCTAAAAGAGGTTTAATAATCATGCTTATTTGAGGTAAACTCATTGATATCAAAACGAAAATCAGGCAATTCCTTGATATTAAAATCCCTGCTGCCAAAATTGAAAACATTATTATATACCGCAGAAATGTAAAAAAAAACAAATTTCCCTTTCTCTTGGGTTTATTGCTTACATCTGACAATTGCCCAACTGTTTTGCACAAGAGAATATAGTTTATAATTCCTGTAACACCGCCAAGAATTGTTCCAATTAATAGTTCTGAATTTCTTATTAATAATGAAACTGAAATTAAAATAATGATTAAGACTACTACACTTATTATAATTTTATCATTTATTTTATAAATACTTAGAAACAATCTTATCTCTTAATAAATCAATGGGTTTAAAAGCTGGCACTTTTTAACAGAATGATTTTTTTCTGTCAAGACCAATCTTGAAATAGCGGACAGTAATTAATGTATAGTGAATAGTTGTACGCCAAACAGCTTGTTGCAGATAGGTTTAAAAATTTTTAGCTTTATCTTAATTTATAAAGGAGGGTTATATTTTCGCAAGGGCAGAGGTTTTTCTGCCCTTGCGTTTACTATTCAGTATTCACTTCCTACGATTCACCTACTCACCGATTCACCGACTCATTGTTAACTACTTCTTCCCTTTCTTCTTAAAATTCACCGTTACAGACTCAGGCCCATGAAGAGTGCTCTTGCCATTCCTGTTAATGTCTTCAAGTTTGTAAAAAAATGTTCTTCCAGGTTTAGCATTCCTATCCTTAAACTCATAGCTTGCTCCTGATGTTGCACTACTGATTGCAGGAATTAGTCTCCTATTGATCCTTACATAATTCCCATCCTCTTTTTCAGAACGCAAAATATTAAAGCTAATATTGTCAATCTCTGTTCCTGTTTCCCATTTCAGCACAACTTTGCCTCCCCTTATCTCTGCTATGAAGGATGAAAGAGTAATAGCAGTTGGTATTTCCTCTGCTGAGTACAATCTATTCTGTTGATAAAATTCATTGGCAATAAAAACTTCATTGCCTGCATTTCCATCAAAGTTTTTTATCAAGACCGCTGCACTGAAATCTGTGCCCTGCGGAAAGAAAGCAGGGGCAGCAATAGTAAAATTACCAGTACCATCGTTCATATAGACTTTATTTGCCGTACCACTACCCTCCCCATTGGCTACAACTATATCTAAATCCCCATCTTTATCTAAATCTCCAAAAGCTGCATCGAAGCTATAATCGCTATCAACAGGTAATTTTGTTGAGGTATTATCTTCAAACTTTGAGGTGCTTGAATTAAAGACATACAACCGATTCTGCTGACCACCATCATTGGCGATAAAAATGTAATCAATCTTACCATCATTATCTATATCTGCAAGTGCGGCAGAATTACTTGAATTAGTATCAGATGGAATTATTCCTGTTGTATCTTCAGTAAATATTCCAGTTCCACCATTACGTAAAAGTCTATTTGGTTGCTCGAGGGAATTGATAGCCAAGATATCCAAGTCTCCATCTCTGTCAAAATCAGCAAGGATTAACTTTTGTGTAACTAAAGAATTACTCCCTATTAATCTTGAAGAAGTTTCATCAACAAAATTTGTCATGCTATTATTTATCAATACCCTTATTGCATTGCTTTTAGAAAGCGAAGAGGCTGAAACGACTAAATCTAAATCACCATCCCCATCTATGTCACCAAAAGCTTCGCTGGTATAAAATCGAGTCACTTGTGGAAGCCATGTTGTTCCCAGATTCGTGAAAACTCCTGCTCCGTTGTTTATCAAGAGCTTATTAATCCCATTATTGGCTACAAATATATCTATGTCACCATCTCCATCCACATCCCCTGCTGCTGCACCATGACTATCGTCAGTATCTTGAGGTAATCTTGTAGAGGTAGAGTCTGAAAAGACACCTGAGCCATTGTTGAGCAGAAGGCGGTCCTGCCCATTGTTGGCCACAAAGATATCAAAGTCTCCATCATTTTCTATATCAACAGCTACTGCACCAATACTGTAATCAAGAATTGCTGGAAGGTTTGTAGATGTAATATCAGAGAAATTTGCTGATTGAGAAAATTCTGGAAAAAGAAAAACTAAAAACATCGCAAAGAAAAACTTTATAGATTTAAACTGCATATATTCTCCTTGAAAAAGTAATTTGTTTCATCTCAAGGATAAATCATCCTTTTTTTCTGTTAGTTGACGATTGTTCACTTTTTAGTAATTATATAGGAGAACGGACAAGTGAAAGCCCTATCCTTACTATTCACTAACTACGATACACTATTTACTTTATTTTCAGCTTCCTT
Above is a genomic segment from Candidatus Schekmanbacteria bacterium RIFCSPLOWO2_02_FULL_38_14 containing:
- a CDS encoding ATP synthase F1 subunit gamma; its protein translation is MPSLRDIKRRINSIKKTQQITKAMKMVSASKLRRAQERIIALRPYAKKMQEVVGSMALRAPENSHPLLQKGDDGITELVVITADKGLCGGFNNNIIKQGIRILSESGKDDTNLTLIGRKGRDFFKKRNISVRNVYVDFFGKLGYEHAVQISREIIKTYAEEQIQKVMLVYNGFKSAISQVITVEQLLPIVPLEVKEGEYSVDFLYEPSRDEIFKELLPKNIEVQIYHALLESAAAEYAARMTAMDSASKNASEIIDSLTLKYNKARQTSITKELLEVVGGAEALKS
- a CDS encoding ATP synthase F1 subunit delta, with the translated sequence MIKDIIGKRYAKALIDSIEKKEDFDRVGKQLKEVALVFKESKELQNFFFNPAIPFTKKEIVLGEILNFYQLHPSLKKTIFLLLKNDWLKIIYTIYNHFMFYCDQYNNRVRAEITSAYKLTDDERTGIAKKLGNYTGKEVVLNTKIDSDIIGGVIARIGSLVIDGSVRNYLKMVKNSLTKDIQ
- a CDS encoding F0F1 ATP synthase subunit alpha, whose translation is MGIKTSEISEIIKRQISGFEPTVDISEIGTVIMVGDGIARVYGLEKVMYGELLEFPHSVVGIAFNLEEDNVGAVLIGESRAIKEGDTVKRTKRIMEVPVGEKLVGRVVNALGHPLDGKGPIETNNFSPLERLAPGVVERKPVKEPLQTGLKAIDSMIPIGRGQRELIIGDRQTGKTAVALDTIINQKGNGVICIYVATGQKRSTIAQVVKTLENYGAMEYSIVVAASASDPAPMQYISPYAGCAMGEYFRDKGGHALVIYDDLSKQAVAYRQLSLLLRRPPGREAYPGDVFYLHSRLLERAAKLSDELGGGSLTALPIIETQAGDVSAYIPTNVISITDGQIYLESDLFYSGVRPAINVGLSVSRVGGSAQVKAMKQVAGRLRLDLAQYREMAAFAQFGSELDKATQSQLSRGARMVEILKQGQYQPLTTEKQILIIFVGVNGMLDDIPIEECQRFEKEFLQFVENNHKNILTEIKEKKEISKEMEEKMKNLIKEFKQSFSVSKS